The Peribacillus simplex genome contains the following window.
CCTTCCTTGTCTTCTCGAGTAGACAAGTACTATGACCTCTGCTGACTTCTGATGATTCAGCTGTCCATCACTGGAAAGGTTACCAAGTGTACTTGGCTGTCATCAGACCTCCCCGGGTAAGAGTGCAATCTTTCCCTCCATCTATCTGCTTCATTTACTCTGTACCACCTTCGGCAGTAAGGACTTTGTTTTGTTTCGCAAACTCATCCAATGATACCTAGCCTTATATGAAGTTCGTGTTCCTCAGACCGGAGGTTTGCCGCTTGCTTCCTTCAGATTCCACGTCACCGTGGACACCCTTGCATTAAGCTAACCACTACTACTGCCTTCATGATTCGGGACTTCCACCCTATAGATTGCACCCATGCCGGGCGCACGAATAAAAGGAGCTGACCCGCATCTTCGGGTCCAGCTCCTTTGTTTCAAATTACAAAACTATGTATAGTGTTGGATCATCCGATCACTTCCACCGTTTCCCTTGGTTTCCTTACAAGGCACATGATTCCCGGCACGATGAAGAAGATAAGCGGCCATACATGAAAGACTGTCAGAATACCCGTAATGACCATTAGGATTCCGGCTCCCTTCGCTTTGCCCCCTTTTAATAGAAAGATAGCGATCAAGCCGCCTGCCAATGCAATAAACAGCGATATGACCCCCGCCCATAATAAGCCCATGAACAACTTGATTGACATATCCACCTCAGATGTAGAAAACTCGGAATCTGTCATTAATGAGTAGTCCATCATTTCCGTCAAATCGATACTGTTGAGATAAACTGCCGCTATAATCGTCACGATTAAAGAAATCGCAGCGATACTCACACCTATGATACTTAATACGAATTCCCATGTGCGTTTCATTTGCTTCGCCTCCCTAGAAAAGTCACTTATATATGATACCCAATTTGGGAAGAAATAAAAGACTTTTATTCCTTCCTCCACGAAATCTCGTGAGCGTCCATTGGGTATCATCCTTTTCCTGATGCATAGTAAAAGTGCCAGTGCTTAGCTCTTTTGAAAAAAGAACAGGCAGTATGGCAAAATTAAAAATTAATATGATGATTGCAGCTAACCAACGCCCTATTTACGAAAAATACCCAAAAGAAAAGCATATCATTAACACCAATTTTTTGGGTAAAAAATCGAGTAGGGGGAAAATATGTTTATTTTCGCCCCTCTCACAACACCGTACGTACGGTTCGCGTATACGGCGTTTCAATTTATATCACAGTGTGTACTTTTAGATAATGTTCTAAAGCAGAGGGGACTCCCCTCTGCTTTAGACATTTGTTTGAGATTGCTCTTTGGACGACTTTGGATAATCCTATGAATCGGTAACCTTTTCGACAGTAGGTTAATCCTTTCGCTTCTTCCTCCGGAATTCCTAGTTGAATAAGCGATTTAATTTGTTTCTTTGCTACTTTCCATTGTTTCCATATGATGACCCTAATTCTAGAGCGAAGCTTTGTGTCTATTCGTTCCGTCATTTTTTTCATGTTTGCCACTCTGAAGTAGTTTACCCATCCAACTATTACTTGGTTCAATTTCAATATTCGGTAGTCTAGTGGAACATTCCAATTTCGCTTTGTCAGTTGTCGAAGTTTCCTTTGAAACTTCTGTACAGAACTTGGATGAGGTTTCACTTTGTAGTTGTTGTTATTAGTGCCATAATAATACCCAAATCCTAAGAATTTCAACTCTTTTGGACGTGAGATTCTACTCTTCTCTACGTTGACTATCAGGCCTAATTCCTCTTCTATAAATCTCACGATTGTGCTCATTACTCGGTTCGCTGCCTTTTCACTTTTCACAAAGATAAGGGCATCATCAGCGTACCTCACGAACCTTAGTCCTCTTTTCTCCAGTTCCTTATCAAGTTCGTTTAACATTATATTACTTAATAGTGGACTGAGGTTGCCTCCTTGCGGAGTACCGACAGGTGTGTCTTCATATTTTCCATTCACCATGACTCCACTGACTAAGTATTTTCTGATTAACGAGATGACATTTCCGTCTTTTATTGTGTTGGATATGATTCTCATGAGTTTATCGTGATGGACGGTATCGAAGAATCTTTCAAGATCAATGTCGACTACCCAATCATGTTCATCATTCAGAAACTCCAGGCTTTTAATTATCGCCATTTCACAACTTCTTTTTGGTCTGAAACCGTAACTGAATTCACTGAATTGCTTTTCAAATAGTGGACTGAGAACTTGATGAATGGCTTGTTGAACGACTCTATCCACTACTGTTGGTATTCCCAATTTGCGCATCTTTCCATTTTCTTTTGGGATCTCCACTCTTAAGGCAGCTTGTGGTTGGTATCTTCTTGTTCTGATGCGCTGACGCAGTTCATCTTTGTTCTCTTTCAGGTATTGCTTTAGTTCGTCGATTGTTACTCCGTCGACCCCACTTGCACCTTTATTTTTATAGACACGTATGTAGGCTTCGTTCATATTTTTATTACTTAGGATTTGTTCTAAAAGTTCCACACTCGTTTCTCCTTTCCTCTCACGTAGTAAGTGATATCTCCATTTTGGTTATTCTTTGAGGTACGCTCATACTTTTACCATTAACACATTCGGAGTTCGTCACTTACGCATTCGTGGCGTTGAAACACTATAAATTGTTCAGCCCTTCATGAAATTATTTCATTACTATGGCTTCTGCTGACTTCTTGCGACTAACCTTTTTCGACTGTACTTCTGTACATCCGCAAGACCTCCCAGGGTAAGACACCTATCTTTCCTCTTTTACTCGCCTGATTTACTCTATAAAGTTACGCACATCTTTTGGACTTTAACTTGTCTTGGAGTTTAATCCCTTTATAGAGCCTTAGTATCAGATTCCTGTTCGTCGAGCCAAGATTTTATTCCACGCTTCCTCCAGCCCTTACCTCACGATAAGTACCTTGCGCTTCCTTAGTGGTTGGTCGATGTGTACCCCCACAGTGGACTTTCACCACCTAGATAGTTG
Protein-coding sequences here:
- the ltrA gene encoding group II intron reverse transcriptase/maturase, whose translation is MELLEQILSNKNMNEAYIRVYKNKGASGVDGVTIDELKQYLKENKDELRQRIRTRRYQPQAALRVEIPKENGKMRKLGIPTVVDRVVQQAIHQVLSPLFEKQFSEFSYGFRPKRSCEMAIIKSLEFLNDEHDWVVDIDLERFFDTVHHDKLMRIISNTIKDGNVISLIRKYLVSGVMVNGKYEDTPVGTPQGGNLSPLLSNIMLNELDKELEKRGLRFVRYADDALIFVKSEKAANRVMSTIVRFIEEELGLIVNVEKSRISRPKELKFLGFGYYYGTNNNNYKVKPHPSSVQKFQRKLRQLTKRNWNVPLDYRILKLNQVIVGWVNYFRVANMKKMTERIDTKLRSRIRVIIWKQWKVAKKQIKSLIQLGIPEEEAKGLTYCRKGYRFIGLSKVVQRAISNKCLKQRGVPSALEHYLKVHTVI
- a CDS encoding DUF4064 domain-containing protein; translation: MKRTWEFVLSIIGVSIAAISLIVTIIAAVYLNSIDLTEMMDYSLMTDSEFSTSEVDMSIKLFMGLLWAGVISLFIALAGGLIAIFLLKGGKAKGAGILMVITGILTVFHVWPLIFFIVPGIMCLVRKPRETVEVIG